A window of Zingiber officinale cultivar Zhangliang chromosome 5A, Zo_v1.1, whole genome shotgun sequence contains these coding sequences:
- the LOC121980674 gene encoding probable serine/threonine-protein kinase PBL3 isoform X2 yields MGNCLNSSSRVENAHPPQNASSSSKAAVTSKRSLFSVSSIRTTCSTPSTLSVQSSSDMIGSLTTPTPRTEGEILSSSQLKAFTFIDLKNATRNFRPESLLGEGGFGYVYKGWIDEQTFSASKPGCGMAVAVKKLKPESFQGHKEWLTEVDYLGQLHHPNLVKLIGYCSEGDNKLLVYEFMPKGSLENHLFRSSQPLSWVTRIKVAIGAARGLTFLHDAESQVIYRDFKASNILLDSEFNAKLSDFGLAKAGPTGDKTHVSTQVIGTHGYAAPEYIATGRLSVKADVYSFGVVLLELLSGRRAVDKSKMGIEQNLVEWVIPFLGDRRKLYRIMDRSLEGQYPKKGALAVSILALQCISDDPKLRPKMSDVLASLEQLQGVSSAAGKSV; encoded by the exons ATGGGTAATTGCTTGAACTCTTCGTCTCGGGTCGAGAACGCTCATCCTCCTCAGAACGCCTCGA GTTCTTCGAAAGCAGCGGTTACTAGTAAGAGAAGTTTGTTTTCTGTTTCCTCGATTCGGACAACATGCTCGACCCCGTCTACTCTATCTGTGCAATCCTCTAGTGATATGATAGGCAGTCTCACTACTCCTACACCGAGAACTGAAGGTGAAATATTATCATCCTCACAGCTGAAGGCTTTCACCTTCATCGACTTGAAAAACGCCACGAGAAATTTCCGACCCGAAAGTCTGCTGGGGGAAGGAGGATTCGGTTATGTCTATAAAGGTTGGATCGATGAGCAAACCTTTTCGGCTTCAAAACCAGGATGTGGGATGGCTGTTGCAGTTAAGAAGCTTAAACCTGAAAGTTTCCAAGGTCACAAGGAATGGCTG ACAGAGGTTGATTATCTAGGTCAGCTTCACCATCCAAATTTAGTCAAGCTTATTGGTTATTGTTCAGAGGGGGACAATAAACTGCTTGTCTACGAGTTCATGCCGAAAGGCAGCTTGGAAAATCACCTCTTCAGAA GTTCTCAGCCACTCTCATGGGTAACGAGGATCAAAGTTGCAATTGGAGCTGCTAGAGGACTCACTTTCTTGCACGACGCCGAATCGCAAGTCATATATAGGGATTTTAAGGCATCCAATATTCTTCTCGACTCG GAATTCAATGCTAAGTTATCGGACTTTGGCTTGGCGAAGGCTGGACCGACCGGCGATAAAACTCATGTGTCGACTCAGGTCATCGGTACTCATGGATATGCAGCTCCAGAGTATATTGCTACAGGTAGACTCTCAGTGAAAGCCGATGTGTATAGTTTCGGCGTCGTGTTGTTGGAGCTCTTGTCTGGACGCCGTGCTGTGGACAAATCGAAGATGGGAATAGAGCAGAATCTAGTCGAATGGGTGATACCCTTTTTGGGAGACAGGCGAAAATTATATCGGATCATGGACAGGAGTCTGGAAGGCCAGTACCCAAAGAAAGGAGCCCTTGCGGTTTCCATACTCGCTTTGCAATGCAtctccgacgacccgaaactCCGTCCCAAGATGTCTGATGTATTGGCCTCTCTAGAGCAACTGCAAGGCGTTTCCTCTGCTGCAGGAAAATCAGTATAA
- the LOC121980674 gene encoding probable serine/threonine-protein kinase PBL3 isoform X1 — protein sequence MGNCLNSSSRVENAHPPQNASSSSKAAVTSKRSLFSVSSIRTTCSTPSTLSVQSSSDMIGSLTTPTPRTEGEILSSSQLKAFTFIDLKNATRNFRPESLLGEGGFGYVYKGWIDEQTFSASKPGCGMAVAVKKLKPESFQGHKEWLTEVDYLGQLHHPNLVKLIGYCSEGDNKLLVYEFMPKGSLENHLFRRGSQPLSWVTRIKVAIGAARGLTFLHDAESQVIYRDFKASNILLDSEFNAKLSDFGLAKAGPTGDKTHVSTQVIGTHGYAAPEYIATGRLSVKADVYSFGVVLLELLSGRRAVDKSKMGIEQNLVEWVIPFLGDRRKLYRIMDRSLEGQYPKKGALAVSILALQCISDDPKLRPKMSDVLASLEQLQGVSSAAGKSV from the exons ATGGGTAATTGCTTGAACTCTTCGTCTCGGGTCGAGAACGCTCATCCTCCTCAGAACGCCTCGA GTTCTTCGAAAGCAGCGGTTACTAGTAAGAGAAGTTTGTTTTCTGTTTCCTCGATTCGGACAACATGCTCGACCCCGTCTACTCTATCTGTGCAATCCTCTAGTGATATGATAGGCAGTCTCACTACTCCTACACCGAGAACTGAAGGTGAAATATTATCATCCTCACAGCTGAAGGCTTTCACCTTCATCGACTTGAAAAACGCCACGAGAAATTTCCGACCCGAAAGTCTGCTGGGGGAAGGAGGATTCGGTTATGTCTATAAAGGTTGGATCGATGAGCAAACCTTTTCGGCTTCAAAACCAGGATGTGGGATGGCTGTTGCAGTTAAGAAGCTTAAACCTGAAAGTTTCCAAGGTCACAAGGAATGGCTG ACAGAGGTTGATTATCTAGGTCAGCTTCACCATCCAAATTTAGTCAAGCTTATTGGTTATTGTTCAGAGGGGGACAATAAACTGCTTGTCTACGAGTTCATGCCGAAAGGCAGCTTGGAAAATCACCTCTTCAGAA GAGGTTCTCAGCCACTCTCATGGGTAACGAGGATCAAAGTTGCAATTGGAGCTGCTAGAGGACTCACTTTCTTGCACGACGCCGAATCGCAAGTCATATATAGGGATTTTAAGGCATCCAATATTCTTCTCGACTCG GAATTCAATGCTAAGTTATCGGACTTTGGCTTGGCGAAGGCTGGACCGACCGGCGATAAAACTCATGTGTCGACTCAGGTCATCGGTACTCATGGATATGCAGCTCCAGAGTATATTGCTACAGGTAGACTCTCAGTGAAAGCCGATGTGTATAGTTTCGGCGTCGTGTTGTTGGAGCTCTTGTCTGGACGCCGTGCTGTGGACAAATCGAAGATGGGAATAGAGCAGAATCTAGTCGAATGGGTGATACCCTTTTTGGGAGACAGGCGAAAATTATATCGGATCATGGACAGGAGTCTGGAAGGCCAGTACCCAAAGAAAGGAGCCCTTGCGGTTTCCATACTCGCTTTGCAATGCAtctccgacgacccgaaactCCGTCCCAAGATGTCTGATGTATTGGCCTCTCTAGAGCAACTGCAAGGCGTTTCCTCTGCTGCAGGAAAATCAGTATAA
- the LOC121980674 gene encoding probable serine/threonine-protein kinase PBL3 isoform X3, with the protein MAVAVKKLKPESFQGHKEWLTEVDYLGQLHHPNLVKLIGYCSEGDNKLLVYEFMPKGSLENHLFRRGSQPLSWVTRIKVAIGAARGLTFLHDAESQVIYRDFKASNILLDSEFNAKLSDFGLAKAGPTGDKTHVSTQVIGTHGYAAPEYIATGRLSVKADVYSFGVVLLELLSGRRAVDKSKMGIEQNLVEWVIPFLGDRRKLYRIMDRSLEGQYPKKGALAVSILALQCISDDPKLRPKMSDVLASLEQLQGVSSAAGKSV; encoded by the exons ATGGCTGTTGCAGTTAAGAAGCTTAAACCTGAAAGTTTCCAAGGTCACAAGGAATGGCTG ACAGAGGTTGATTATCTAGGTCAGCTTCACCATCCAAATTTAGTCAAGCTTATTGGTTATTGTTCAGAGGGGGACAATAAACTGCTTGTCTACGAGTTCATGCCGAAAGGCAGCTTGGAAAATCACCTCTTCAGAA GAGGTTCTCAGCCACTCTCATGGGTAACGAGGATCAAAGTTGCAATTGGAGCTGCTAGAGGACTCACTTTCTTGCACGACGCCGAATCGCAAGTCATATATAGGGATTTTAAGGCATCCAATATTCTTCTCGACTCG GAATTCAATGCTAAGTTATCGGACTTTGGCTTGGCGAAGGCTGGACCGACCGGCGATAAAACTCATGTGTCGACTCAGGTCATCGGTACTCATGGATATGCAGCTCCAGAGTATATTGCTACAGGTAGACTCTCAGTGAAAGCCGATGTGTATAGTTTCGGCGTCGTGTTGTTGGAGCTCTTGTCTGGACGCCGTGCTGTGGACAAATCGAAGATGGGAATAGAGCAGAATCTAGTCGAATGGGTGATACCCTTTTTGGGAGACAGGCGAAAATTATATCGGATCATGGACAGGAGTCTGGAAGGCCAGTACCCAAAGAAAGGAGCCCTTGCGGTTTCCATACTCGCTTTGCAATGCAtctccgacgacccgaaactCCGTCCCAAGATGTCTGATGTATTGGCCTCTCTAGAGCAACTGCAAGGCGTTTCCTCTGCTGCAGGAAAATCAGTATAA